One region of Anoplopoma fimbria isolate UVic2021 breed Golden Eagle Sablefish chromosome 10, Afim_UVic_2022, whole genome shotgun sequence genomic DNA includes:
- the hibadha gene encoding 3-hydroxyisobutyrate dehydrogenase a has protein sequence MAALLRGSRRALLRWTQHVHFALVSTRSMASKTPVGFVGLGNMGSPMAKNLLRNGYPVIATDVFPESCKELQDIGAQVVDSPAEVAEKADRILTMLPSSPNVIEVYTGPNGILKKVKKGTLLIDSSTIDPSVSREMAAAAEKMGAVFMDAPVSGGVGAASLAKLTFMVGGVEEEYNAAQELLTCMGANVVYCGGVGTGQAAKICNNMLLAIGMIGTAETMNLGIRLGLDPKLLAQILNMSSGRCWSSDTYNPVPGVMEGVPSANGYQGGFGTTLMAKDLGLAQNTATNTKTPIPLGSLAHQIFRVMCSRGYANKDFSSVFQFLREEEGQ, from the exons ATGGCGGCGCTGTTGAGAGGGTCGAGACGTGCTTTGTTACGGTGGACTCAGCATGTACACTTTGCTCTCG TGTCGACGCGATCAATGGCCTCAAAAACACCAGTGGGGTTTGTTGGTCTGGGGAACATGGGCAGCCCCATGGCCAAAAACCTGCTAAGAAACGGTTATCCTGTTATTGCCACTGATGTCTTCCCTGAGTCTTGCAAGGAGCTGCAGGACATCGGTgcccag GTGGTAGACTCTCCAGCAGAGGTGGCAGAGAAAGCGGACCGCATCCTTACAATGCTACCCTCCAGTCCCAACGTCATTGAAGTCTACACAGGCCCAAATGGCATCCTCAA GAAGGTGAAGAAGGGAACACTGTTGATTGACTCCTCCACCATCGACCCCTCCGTCTCAAGAGAGATGGCAGCCGCCGCGGAGAAGATGGGTGCAGTGTTCATGGACGCTCCAGTGTCGGGAG gTGTCGGGGCTGCCAGCCTGGCCAAACTGACCTTCATGGTAGGTGGAGTGGAAGAGGAATACAACGCTGCACAGGAGCTGCTCACCTGCATGGGAGCAAATGTTGTCTACTGTGGAGGGGTTGGCACTGGACAG GCAGCAAAGATCTGCAACAACATGCTCCTGGCCATCGGAATGATTGGGACCGCAGAGACCATGAACCTTGGCATCAG ACTGGGTTTGGACCCCAAGCTGCTGGCACAGATCCTCAACATGTCCTCAGGTCGTTGCTGGTCCAGCGACACGTATAATCCAGTCCCCGGCGTCATGGAGGGAGTCCCCTCAGCCAACGGCTACCAGGGCGGCTTTGGAACCACACTAATGGCTAAG GATCTTGGTTTGGCTCAGAACACTGCCACCAACACTAAGACACCCATCCCTCTGGGTTCCCTCGCCCACCAGATCTTCAGAGTCATGTGCTCCCGCGGCTACGCTAACAAGGACTTCTCATCCGTCTTCCAATTCCTACGCGAGGAGGAAGGACAGTGA